The following coding sequences are from one Apodemus sylvaticus chromosome X, mApoSyl1.1, whole genome shotgun sequence window:
- the Kantr gene encoding KDM5C adjacent transcript, whose protein sequence is MSPFSLLILVICAFSLFFLINLSRGLSILLVFTKNQLLALLLLSIVSLFSISLISALIFFDLLPSTFFGFILLLFF, encoded by the coding sequence ATGTCTCCTTTTTCACTGCTAATACTGGTTATTTGCgccttctcccttttcttcttgatCAATCTCAGCAGAGGTTTGTCTATTTTATTAGTCTTCACAAAGAACCAACTTCTGGCTCTGCTGCTCCTCTCGATTGTGTCTttgttctctatttctttaatttcagCTCTGATCTTTTTTGACCTCCTTCCTTCTACATTTTTTGGGTTCATTCTGTTGCtctttttctga